The proteins below come from a single Aegilops tauschii subsp. strangulata cultivar AL8/78 chromosome 6, Aet v6.0, whole genome shotgun sequence genomic window:
- the LOC109765090 gene encoding RAF-like serine/threonine-protein kinase PRAF — protein MAGASSWSSSCSCTSSLGSLDDDDVVCVVKPGSPGAAAEGSVKFLCSYGGMILPRHPDGALRYVGGNNRVLSVDRPLQFHELQRKLTDMCGWEAVSLRCQLPTEDLDALVSVTTNDDLGHLLEEYDAASRDRLQPLKIRAFLFPRAKTPPLSPSTPSSRPTPSYVRHQHHHTARPPPARVHSGHRRPHQLLLLHNGSWLQ, from the exons ATGGCGGGCGCGtcctcgtggtcgtcgtcctgcTCGTGCACGTCGTCGCTCGGCTCCTTGGACGACGACGACGTGGTCTGCGTCGTGAAGCCGGGTTCCCCCGGGGCAGCTGCAGAAGGCAGCGTCAAGTTCCTGTGCAGCTACGGGGGCATGATCCTTCCACGCCACCCCGACGGCGCGCTCCGCTACGTCGGCGGCAACAACCGCGTCCTCTCCGTCGACCGCCCCCTCCAATTTCACG AGCTGCAACGGAAGCTGACGGACATGTGCGGATGGGAGGCGGTGAGCCTGCGGTGCCAGCTGCCGACGGAGGACCTGGACGCGCTCGTCTCCGTCACGACCAACGACGACCTCGGCCACCTCCTGGAGGAGTACGACGCCGCCAGCAGGGACCGGCTCCAGCCGCTCAAGATAAGGGCGTTCCTGTTCCCAAGGGCCAAGACGCCGCCGCTCTCGCCGTCCACCCCGTCGTCCAGGCCAACGCCGTCGTACGTccgccaccagcaccaccacacGGCTCGCCCCCCTCCGGCTCGTGTGCATTCGGGCCACCGGCGCCCGCACCAGCTCCTGCTTCTCCACAACGGCAGTTGGTTGCAATAA